TCTAGAGCGACGCGCTCAAACCCGGAAGGTTACTTTGCTATGACTTCGGTGGACACCGATGATCCCATACTATCGGTCGAAAACCTCGCGATCGAGATGAGGTCACGTCTGGGCGTCGGGCACGCGGTTTCGGGGGTGTCATTCGCCGTACGGCGAGGCGAGACCCTGGGCCTGGTCGGCGAATCGGGATCGGGAAAGAGCCTGACCGCGTCGGCGATCCTTCAGCTACTGCCCAAACCGATCGCCCACATCACCTCGGGAGCCATCAAGTTCAACGGCTCTGATCTGCTCACCAAATCCGAGCGGGCGATGCGCGAGATTCGTGGCCGCCACATCTCGATGGTGCTACAGGATCCCTTGAGTGCCCTCAACCCGGTGTTCACCATAGGATCGCAGTTGCGCGAGCCGCTAAGGATGCATACGCCTCTGAAGGGAACAGCGCTGACCGACCGCGCGGTCGAACTTCTTGATTTGATGAAGATTCCGCAGCCCCGAGAACGGTTGGGCAACTACCCGCATCAGTTCAGCGGGGGAATGCGACAGCGCGTGGTCGGCGCCATCGCCATCGCGGCCGAACCGGAGCTGCTCATCGC
This region of Mycolicibacterium goodii genomic DNA includes:
- a CDS encoding ABC transporter ATP-binding protein; translated protein: MTSVDTDDPILSVENLAIEMRSRLGVGHAVSGVSFAVRRGETLGLVGESGSGKSLTASAILQLLPKPIAHITSGAIKFNGSDLLTKSERAMREIRGRHISMVLQDPLSALNPVFTIGSQLREPLRMHTPLKGTALTDRAVELLDLMKIPQPRERLGNYPHQFSGGMRQRVVGAIAIAAEPELLIADEPTTALDVTVQAAYLELLKELNDRTNMAMLFITHDFGVVRSVCDRVAVMYAGRLVEVAPTRTVFSAPRHPYTRALINAVPDIRRPTERLATISGSPPSIYDQPTGCRFHSRCWLYRELGEPERCRTEVPNFDGKAAGADSAAACHFTEEAAERSPVMV